The following proteins come from a genomic window of Diceros bicornis minor isolate mBicDic1 chromosome 36, mDicBic1.mat.cur, whole genome shotgun sequence:
- the SKIDA1 gene encoding SKI/DACH domain-containing protein 1: MGDLKSGFEEVDGVRLGYLIIKGKQMFALSQVFTDLLKNIPRTTVHKRMDHLKVKKHHCDLEELRKLKAINSIAFHAAKCTLISREDVEALYTSCKTERVLKTKRRRVGRDLATKAPPPERAAAAAGPRPGFWKDKHQLWRGLSGAARPLPISAQSPRPGAAAARPAAHLPQIFSKYPGSQYPEIVRSPCKPPLNYETVPLQGNYVAFHSDPAYFRSLLCSKHPAAAAAAAAAAAAAAAAAAYYQASAAGPQPKVAAGAGGPVSLTYRCRRKRGGAKDCLLAPHAGARRLLLLPRSYKAKAAAAAAAAAAAAAAAGATCLERFHLVNSFCAPPHHHHHHHHHHHHHHHHHRAQQPQPNHHPPHHHRPQPHLGSFPESCSSDSESSSYSDHAANDSDFGSSLSSSSNSVSSEEEEEEGEEEEEEEEEEEEEEEEGGSGASDSSEVSSEEEDSSTESDSSSGSSQVSVQSIRFRRTSFCKPPSVQAQANFLYHLASAAAATKPAAFEDAGRLPDLKSSVKAESPEEWNLQSWAPKASPVYCPASLGSCFAEIRNDRVSEITFPHSEISSTVKRTDLTINCLAEGASSPSPKTNNAFPQQRILREARKCLQATPTPHCADNNTIAARFLNNDSSGAAANSEKDSKIPHCTEFATDLPSSQTDPEVDAATAATKAENPCTDIGDKTLPFLHNIKIKVEDSSANEEYEPDLIANKLKCECNDTKGEFYSVTESKEEDALLTTAKEDFACPERETPSLNPLAQSRGLTCTLGSPKPEDGEYKFGARVRKNYRTLVLGKRPVLQTPPVKPNLKSARSPRPTGKTETHEGTLDDFTVINRRKKIASNVASAVKRPFNFMANFPCPPSLIIGKDGDLWPAYSLTTTKDVQPPHKAHPIWKWQLGGSAIPLPPSHKFRKFNS, translated from the coding sequence ATGGGAGACCTGAAGTCAGGTTTTGAAGAGGTGGATGGCGTGAGGCTCGGCTACCTCATCATTAAAGGAAAGCAAATGTTTGCCCTCTCCCAAGTCTTCACGGATCTGCTGAAAAACATCCCGAGGACGACCGTGCACAAGCGCATGGATCATCTGAAAGTGAAAAAGCACCACTGCGATCTGGAGGAGTTGCGGAAACTTAAGGCAATCAACAGCATCGCCTTCCACGCCGCCAAATGCACGCTCATCTCCCGGGAAGACGTGGAAGCGCTCTACACCTCCTGCAAAACCGAGCGGGTCCTCAAGACCAAGCGCAGGAGGGTCGGCCGGGACCTGGCCACAAAGGCGCCGCCGCCAgagcgcgccgccgccgccgccggcccccgCCCGGGTTTTTGGAAGGACAAGCACCAACTTTGGCGGGGCCTGAGCGGAGCCGCGCGGCCCCTGCCAATCAGCGCGCAGTCCCCGCGCCcgggcgccgccgccgcgcgcCCCGCCGCCCATCTACCTCAGATTTTTAGCAAGTACCCGGGCTCGCAGTACCCGGAAATCGTGCGCTCGCCTTGCAAACCCCCTCTAAACTATGAAACTGTCCCGCTCCAGGGAAACTACGTCGCTTTCCACTCGGACCCTGCTTATTTTCGGAGCCTGCTGTGCAGCAAGcacccggccgccgccgccgccgccgctgccgccgctgccgccgccgccgccgccgccgcctacTACCAGGCATCGGCGGCCGGGCCCCAGCCCAAGGTGGCGGCGGGCGCGGGGGGCCCGGTGAGCCTGACCTACCGGTGCAGGCGCAAGCGCGGGGGCGCCAAGGACTGCCTGCTCGCGCCCCACGCCGGCGCTCGCCGCCTGCTGCTCCTGCCCAGGTCCTACAAAGccaaggcggcggcggcggcggcggcagcggcagcggcggcggcggccgctgGGGCCACTTGCCTGGAGAGGTTTCATCTGGTTAACAGCTTCTGCGcgcctccccaccaccaccaccaccaccaccaccatcaccaccaccaccaccaccaccaccgggCCCAGCAGCCGCAGCCGAATCACCACCCCCCTCATCACCACCGGCCGCAGCCCCATCTGGGCAGCTTTCCCGAGAGTTGCAGCAGCGACTCCGAGTCCAGCTCCTACTCGGACCATGCAGCCAACGACTCTGATTTTGGCTCCAGTTTGTCCAGCTCCAGCAACTCTGTGTCCtcggaggaagaggaggaggagggagaggaggaggaggaggaagaggaggaggaggaggaggaggaggaggaggggggcagTGGGGCCTCAGATTCCAGTGAAGTCAGCTCGGAGGAGGAGGACTCGTCCACGGAGTCGGACTCCAGCTCCGGCTCCAGCCAAGTGTCAGTGCAGAGCATCCGTTTCAGGCGCACCAGCTTCTGCAAGCCTCCCAGCGTGCAGGCGCAGGCCAACTTCTTGTACCATCTGGCCTCCGCCGCCGCTGCAACCAAACCCGCTGCTTTCGAGGATGCCGGCAGACTTCCCGACCTCAAGAGTAGTGTCAAAGCGGAGTCGCCGGAGGAGTGGAATCTGCAGAGCTGGGCCCCCAAAGCGTCTCCGGTGTACTGCCCGGCCAGCCTGGGGAGTTGTTTCGCAGAGATAAGGAACGATAGGGTATCTGAGATTACATTCCCACACTCGGAAATTTCCAGTACTGTAAAGAGAACTGACCTGACAATTAACTGCCTGGCGGAGGGGGCCTCTTCACCTAGCCCAAAGACAAACAATGCATTTCCACAACAAAGAATACTCCGAGAGGCTAGGAAATGCCTACAAGCAACTCCTACTCCACACTGTGCAGATAACAACACAATAGCTGCTAGGTTCTTAAATAATGATTCTTCAGGAGCAGCAGCAAATTCAGAGAAAGATTCCAAAATCCCTCATTGTACTGAATTTGCTACGGATTTGCCCTCGTCGCAAACTGATCCTGAGGTGGatgcagcaacagcagcaacTAAAGCCGAGAATCCCTGCACTGACATAGGCGACAAGACATTGCCATTTCTGCACAATATTAAAATCAAAGTAGAAGACAGTAGTGCTAATGAAGAATATGAACCTGACCTTATTGCAAATAAGCTAAAGTGCGAGTGCAATGATACAAAGGGGGAGTTTTACAGTGTGACTGAAAGTAAAGAGGAAGACGCCTTGCTAACCACAGCCAAGGAAGATTTTGCATGCCCTGAAAGAGAAACTCCTTCCTTAAATCCACTGGCTCAGAGTCGGGGCCTTACATGCACTTTAGGTTCTCCAAAACCTGAGGATGGGGAATATAAATTTGGTGCCAGGGTGAGAAAAAATTACCGGACACTAGTACTGGGAAAGCGACCTGTCCTTCAGACACCTCCAGTCAAACCAAATCTGAAATCAGCTAGAAGTCCTCGTCCTACAGGTAAAACCGAGACACATGAAGGAACACTGGATGATTTTACAGTTATAAACAGACGCAAAAAGATAGCCAGCAATGTAGCATCAGCAGTGAAAAGGCCATTTAATTTCATGGCAAATTTTCCTTGTCCACCATCCCTCATTATTGGGAAGGATGGGGATTTGTGGCCGGCATATTCCTTAACCACCACTAAGGATGTCCAACCTCCTCACAAGGCCCATCCGATATGGAAATGGCAGCTGGGCGGTTCTGCAATACCTCTACCACCTAGTcacaaattcaggaaatttaattCATAA